A stretch of Papaver somniferum cultivar HN1 unplaced genomic scaffold, ASM357369v1 unplaced-scaffold_148, whole genome shotgun sequence DNA encodes these proteins:
- the LOC113335475 gene encoding transmembrane protein 18-like has product MSQFMEELKSAMKEHIEFMSDLVERSSGELRTGLQPAVDVFIGFFQAIDWKEPWLIGLISFHVALLLTTILSRKNINFQMCLFLVALAGVYFAENINTVLASNWKSFAGQNYFDPRGIFLSVLWSGPLLIISIIVLVNTLFSLCQLMVKWKRAELKHKARAARNKQE; this is encoded by the exons ATGTCTCAGTTCATGGAAGAGCTAAAATCAGCAATGAAGGAACACATAGAATTCATGTCAGATCTCGTCGAGAGATCCAGTGGAGAGCTTCGTACTGGACTTCAACCCGCTGTTGACGTTTTTATTGGTTTCTTCCAGGCAATCGACTGGAAG GAACCTTGGTTAATTGGCTTAATATCGTTCCATGTTGCTTTGCTGCTAACAACCATCTTGTCAAGGAAAAACATCAACTTCCAAATGTGCTTGTTTCTTGTGGCAT TGGCTGGTGTATACTTCGCAGAAAATATTAATACTGTTCTAGCTAGCAACTGGAAAAGTTTTGCAGGTCAGAATTATTTTGATCCGCGTGGAATTTTTCTGTCGGTACTCTGGTCTGGGCCTCTTTTGATCATTTCAATCATAGTCCTG GTAAACACGCTCTTTTCATTATGCCAACTAATGGTTAAGTGGAAAAGAGCTGAGCTCAAGCACAAGGCAAGGGCTGCTCGTAACAAGCAGGAATGA
- the LOC113335456 gene encoding F-box/kelch-repeat protein At3g06240-like: MESAYGDGQYSHKVHVYSLLSDSWKSILNLPSYLCELTSYHGAAPGVFVNGAIHWILYCRTEGRQILISFDVSSETLSETMKPKRIVDNKFHITNMSTLDGRLCLLVSEGDKMSLDVWVAKDYRLSESWTLLFTINAQQTSIFRYVRGFKAVQAFKNGEVLFEKDRSTLVIYDPNSERARIIKIGGVRKFFLAAIYMPSLVSPNSIKNADAE; this comes from the coding sequence ATGGAAAGCGCTTATGGTGATGGCCAATATAGTCATAAAGTGCACGTGTATTCATTACTATCAGATTCATGGAAAAGCATACTAAACCTTCCATCTTACCTCTGCGAATTAACTAGTTATCATGGAGCGGCGCCTGGGGTGTTCGTCAATGGAGCGATTCATTGGATATTATACTGCCGGACGGAAGGTCGGCAAATTCTTATATCTTTTGACGTTAGCAGTGAGACACTTAGTGAAACTATGAAACCAAAACGTATCGTTGACAACAAGTTCCATATAACAAATATGAGCACGTTGGATGGCCGGCTTTGCTTGTTGGTTAGTGAAGGCGATAAAATGAGTCTTGATGTATGGGTGGCCAAAGATTACAGATTGAGTGAATCCTGGACATTGCTGTTCACCATCAATGCCCAACAAACATCTATTTTTCGCTACGTTAGAGGCTTCAAGGCAGTACAGGCTTTCAAGAACGGTGAGGTTCTATTCGAGAAGGATAGAAGCACTTTGGTAATATATGACCCAAATTCTGAAAGAGCTAGAATTATAAAAATTGGCGGCGTTCGAAAATTCTTCTTGGCGGCGATTTACATGCCGAGTTTAGTTTCTCCTAATTCGATAAAGAATGCGGACGCAGAATGA
- the LOC113335443 gene encoding elongation factor-like GTPase 1 isoform X1, which yields MGDFEREKIRNICILAHVDHGKTTLADHLIAASVGNFLHPKQAGKMRYMDYLDEEQRRAITMKSSSIALQYKDHSINLIDSPGHMDFCSEVSTAARLSDGALVLVDAVEGVHIQTHAVLRQAWIEKLTPCLVLNKIDRLITELKMTPMEAYTRLQRIVHEVNGIMSAYQSEKYLSDVDSLIAGSVNEMGDENFEFMEDDEEDTFQPQKGNVAFVCALDGWGFCIKEFAEFYASKLGASVGALQKALWGPRYFNPKTKMILGKKAIGSGSKAKPMFVQFVLEPLWQVYQAAYEPDGDKAVLGKVIKTFHLSVPPRELENKDNKIVAQAIMSRWLPLSDAILSMVIRCMPDPVAAQSVRITRLLPKRVVLNYAASPDVLEEAENVKKSVQACDASAEAPCVAFVSKMFAVPMKVLPRKGPNGEAVNNYPDEGGVGESDECFLAFARIFSGVLHVGQKINVLSALYDPFKGEEAMQKHLQEAEMHSLYLMIGQGLEPVAFARAGNVVAIRGLGHHILKSATLCSTRNCWPFSSMVFQVAPTLRVAIEPTFPTDMAAVTKGLRLLNRADPFVEVSVSATGEQVLAAAGEVHLERCIKDLQERFAKVSLNVSKPLVSYRETIEGDGSNFLDNMKVLTGGLDCVEKTTPNGRCVVRVQVVKLLPALTKLLDENSDLLGEILEGKPAQRNDKLLAAHRDENSVDDNPIEALKKRITDATEGHIASEKLDKDKADKCRSVWLQLLRRIWALGPRYVGPNILLVPHAKEESGDHSVLIRGSPHVSQRLGFIDEKTSDEDAAFEKSIEKSSSLFMEAESLKSSVLSGFQLATGAGPLCDEPMWGLAFIVEANVIPVENHSNESDVSTQLADQYGIFTGQIMTVVKEACRTAVLQKQPRIVEAMYFCELNTPTEQLGSMYGVLNKRRARVLKEEMQEGSSLFTVHAYVPVTESVGFAKELREKTSGAASALLVLSHWEELSEDPFFVPKTEEELEEFGDGSSVLHNTARKLIDAVRRRKGLPVEEKVVQHATKQRTLSRKNVSIEKQIDGKLSGYIRIRSKTQGIALSLRDKITLKQKGVAV from the exons ATGGGGGATTTTGAAAGAGAGAAGATTAGGAATATTTGTATTCTAGCTCATGTTGATCATGGTAAAACTACTTTAGCTGACCATCTAATTGCCGCTTCTGTTGGTAATTTTCTCCACCCAAAACAAGCTGGTAAAATGAGATATATGGATTATCTagatgaagaacaaagaagagCTATTACCATGaagagttcttcaattgctttACAATATAAAGACCATTCCATTAATCTAATAGATTCTCCAGGACATATGGATTTTTGTAGTGAGGTTTCTACTGCTGCTAGATTAAGTGATGGTGCATTGGTGTTAGTTGATGCTGTTGAAGGTGTTCATATACAAACACACGCTGTTTTACGGCAAGCGTGGATTGAGAAACTTACTCCGTGTTTGGTTTTAAATAAGATTGATAGGTTGATTACGGAGCTGAAAATGACTCCAATGGAAGCGTATACTAGATTACAGAGGATAGTTCACGAGGTTAATGGAATTATGAGTGCATATCAGTCCGAGAAGTATTTGTCGGATGTTGATTCACTAATTGCAGGGTCTGTGAACGAGATGGGTGATGAGAATTTTGAGTTTatggaggatgatgaagaagatactTTTCAACCTCAGAAGGGAAATGTTGCGTTTGTTTGCGCGTTAGATGGTTGGGGTTTCTGTATTAAAGAGTTTGCTGAATTCTATGCATCTAAGCTTGGGGCTAGTGTAGGTGCTTTGCAGAAGGCTTTATGGGGGCCTCGTTATTTTAATccgaaaacaaagatgattctggGAAAGAAGGCAATTGGTTCAGGAAGTAAAGCAAAGCCAATGTTCGTGCAGTTTGTGCTAGAGCCACTTTGGCAGGTTTATCAGGCAGCATATGAACCTGATGGAGATAAAGCAGTGCTTGGAAAAGTTATTAAGACATTTCATTTGTCTGTTCCTCCTCGTGAATTAGAGAATAAGGATAATAAAATTGTGGCTCAAGCTATTATGAGTCGCTGGCTTCCTTTGTCTGATGCAATCTTGTCAATGGTAATTAGGTGTATGCCTGATCCTGTTGCAGCACAGTCTGTTCGAATCACAAGGTTGCTTCCTAAGCGAGTGGTTCTGAATTATGCGGCCAGTCCCGATGTGCTTGAAGAAGCAGAGAATGTAAAGAAATCTGTTCAGGCATGTGATGCAAGTGCTGAAGCACCATGTGTTGCTTTTGTGTCTAAGATGTTTGCTGTTCCTATGAAGGTGCTTCCACGTAAAGGTCCCAATGGTGAAGCTGTCAATAATTACCCAGATGAAGGCGGGGTCGGTGAATCAGATGAGTGCTTCCTTGCATTTGCAAGGATTTTTAGTGGGGTTCTTCATGTAGGGCAGAAAATTAATGTGCTTTCAGCTCTCTATGATCCATTTAAAGGGGAAGAAGCAATGCAGAAACATCTGCAGGAAGCTGAGATGCATTCCTTATATCTCATGATAGGGCAGGGTTTGGAACCGGTGGCCTTTGCCAGGGCAGGGAATGTTGTCGCCATACGAGGCCTTGGTCATCACATCTTAAAGAGTGCAACCCTTTGTTCAACTAGAAATTGTTGGCCTTTTTCGAGTATGGTTTTCCAAGTTGCTCCTACTCTAAGAGTTGCTATTGAACCAACTTTTCCTACTGATATGGCTGCAGTTACAAAGGGATTGCGTCTTCTTAACAGGGCAGACCCATTTGTAGAGGTTAGTGTTTCTGCCACAGGAGAACAAGTGCTTGCAGCTGCAGGAGAGGTTCATCTAGAAAGATGCATAAAGGATTTGCAAGAGAGGTTTGCAAAGGTTAGTCTGAATGTCTCAAAACCGCTTGTATCATATAGAGAGACCATTGAAGGGGACGGGTCCAATTTCCTAGATAATATGAAGGTCTTGACTGGTGGCTTGGATTGTGTTGAGAAGACAACCCCCAATGGTCGATGTGTTGTTCGAGTGCAGGTAGTAAAGCTTCTGCCAGCACTGACGAAGTTGCTTGATGAAAATTCTGATCTACTTGGAGAAATCCTAGAGGGCAAACCTGCGCAGAGAAACGACAAACTATTGGCAGCACATAGAGACGAGaattctgttgatgataatcCAATTGAAGCACTTAAAAAACGGATAACGGATGCTACAGAGGGTCACATCGCGAGTGAAAAACTCGACAAGGATAAAGCTGATAAATGTAGAAGTGTGTGGCTTCAGTTGCTGCGAAGAATCTGGGCACTTGGACCTAGGTATGTTGGTCCTAACATTCTTCTTGTTCCGCACGCCAAAGAAGAGAGTGGCGACCATTCGGTTCTTATTCGAGGTTCTCCCCATGTATCTCAAAGGTTAGGATTTATAGATGAGAAGACAAGTGATGAAGATGCGGCTTTTGAAAAATCTATAGAAAAAAGTAGTTCATTGTTTATGGAAGCAGAAAGTCTCAAGAGCAGTGTCTTATCTGGGTTTCAGCTTGCTACTGGAGCTGGACCTCTGTGTGATGAACCTATGTGGGGCTTGGCATTTATAGTTGAAGCTAATGTTATTCCAGTGGAGAATCATTCCAATGAATCTGATGTTTCTACTCAACTAGCAGATCAATATGGCATCTTTACTGGGCAGATAATGACAGTAGTGAAGGAAGCATGTAGAACAGCTGTGCTTCAAAAGCAACCTCGAATTGTGGAAGCCATGTATTTTTGTGAACTGAACACCCCAACTGAACAATTGGGCTCCATGTATGGTGTTCTAAATAAGAGACGTGCTCGAGTTCTGAAGGAGGAGATGCAAGAAGGATCTTCTTTGTTCACAGTGCACGCATATGTGCCAGTTACTGAAAGTGTAGGGTTTGCGAAGGAGCTTCGAGAAAAGACATCAGGAGCTGCAAGTGCCTTACTTGTACTTAGTCATTGGGAAGAGCTGTCTGAAGATCCTTTCTTTGTACCTAAGACAGAAGAAGAACTTGAAGAGTTTGGAGATGGTTCTAGCGTTCTGCATAACACAGCAAGGAAGCTCATTGATGCGGTAAGGAGGCGGAAAGGTCTTCCAGTGGAAGAAAAAGTAGTGCAACATGCCACCAAGCAGAGGACACTTTCTCGTAAG AATGTGAGCATCGAGAAGCAAATCGATGGGAAGCTGAGCGGTTACATTAGGATAAGGAGCAAGACTCAAGGGATTGCCCTCAGTTTAAGGGATAAAATCACTCTTAAACAGAAAGGAGTAGCTGTCTGA
- the LOC113335443 gene encoding elongation factor-like GTPase 1 isoform X2, with protein sequence MGDFEREKIRNICILAHVDHGKTTLADHLIAASVGNFLHPKQAGKMRYMDYLDEEQRRAITMKSSSIALQYKDHSINLIDSPGHMDFCSEVSTAARLSDGALVLVDAVEGVHIQTHAVLRQAWIEKLTPCLVLNKIDRLITELKMTPMEAYTRLQRIVHEVNGIMSAYQSEKYLSDVDSLIAGSVNEMGDENFEFMEDDEEDTFQPQKGNVAFVCALDGWGFCIKEFAEFYASKLGASVGALQKALWGPRYFNPKTKMILGKKAIGSGSKAKPMFVQFVLEPLWQVYQAAYEPDGDKAVLGKVIKTFHLSVPPRELENKDNKIVAQAIMSRWLPLSDAILSMVIRCMPDPVAAQSVRITRLLPKRVVLNYAASPDVLEEAENVKKSVQACDASAEAPCVAFVSKMFAVPMKVLPRKGPNGEAVNNYPDEGGVGESDECFLAFARIFSGVLHVGQKINVLSALYDPFKGEEAMQKHLQEAEMHSLYLMIGQGLEPVAFARAGNVVAIRGLGHHILKSATLCSTRNCWPFSSMVFQVAPTLRVAIEPTFPTDMAAVTKGLRLLNRADPFVEVSVSATGEQVLAAAGEVHLERCIKDLQERFAKVSLNVSKPLVSYRETIEGDGSNFLDNMKVLTGGLDCVEKTTPNGRCVVRVQVVKLLPALTKLLDENSDLLGEILEGKPAQRNDKLLAAHRDENSVDDNPIEALKKRITDATEGHIASEKLDKDKADKCRSVWLQLLRRIWALGPRYVGPNILLVPHAKEESGDHSVLIRGSPHVSQRLGFIDEKTSDEDAAFEKSIEKSSSLFMEAESLKSSVLSGFQLATGAGPLCDEPMWGLAFIVEANVIPVENHSNESDVSTQLADQYGIFTGQIMTVVKEACRTAVLQKQPRIVEAMYFCELNTPTEQLGSMYGVLNKRRARVLKEEMQEGSSLFTVHAYVPVTESVGFAKELREKTSGAASALLVLSHWEELSEDPFFVPKTEEELEEFGDGSSVLHNTARKLIDAVRRRKGLPVEEKVVQHATKQRTLSRKRVTCAECEHREANRWEAERLH encoded by the exons ATGGGGGATTTTGAAAGAGAGAAGATTAGGAATATTTGTATTCTAGCTCATGTTGATCATGGTAAAACTACTTTAGCTGACCATCTAATTGCCGCTTCTGTTGGTAATTTTCTCCACCCAAAACAAGCTGGTAAAATGAGATATATGGATTATCTagatgaagaacaaagaagagCTATTACCATGaagagttcttcaattgctttACAATATAAAGACCATTCCATTAATCTAATAGATTCTCCAGGACATATGGATTTTTGTAGTGAGGTTTCTACTGCTGCTAGATTAAGTGATGGTGCATTGGTGTTAGTTGATGCTGTTGAAGGTGTTCATATACAAACACACGCTGTTTTACGGCAAGCGTGGATTGAGAAACTTACTCCGTGTTTGGTTTTAAATAAGATTGATAGGTTGATTACGGAGCTGAAAATGACTCCAATGGAAGCGTATACTAGATTACAGAGGATAGTTCACGAGGTTAATGGAATTATGAGTGCATATCAGTCCGAGAAGTATTTGTCGGATGTTGATTCACTAATTGCAGGGTCTGTGAACGAGATGGGTGATGAGAATTTTGAGTTTatggaggatgatgaagaagatactTTTCAACCTCAGAAGGGAAATGTTGCGTTTGTTTGCGCGTTAGATGGTTGGGGTTTCTGTATTAAAGAGTTTGCTGAATTCTATGCATCTAAGCTTGGGGCTAGTGTAGGTGCTTTGCAGAAGGCTTTATGGGGGCCTCGTTATTTTAATccgaaaacaaagatgattctggGAAAGAAGGCAATTGGTTCAGGAAGTAAAGCAAAGCCAATGTTCGTGCAGTTTGTGCTAGAGCCACTTTGGCAGGTTTATCAGGCAGCATATGAACCTGATGGAGATAAAGCAGTGCTTGGAAAAGTTATTAAGACATTTCATTTGTCTGTTCCTCCTCGTGAATTAGAGAATAAGGATAATAAAATTGTGGCTCAAGCTATTATGAGTCGCTGGCTTCCTTTGTCTGATGCAATCTTGTCAATGGTAATTAGGTGTATGCCTGATCCTGTTGCAGCACAGTCTGTTCGAATCACAAGGTTGCTTCCTAAGCGAGTGGTTCTGAATTATGCGGCCAGTCCCGATGTGCTTGAAGAAGCAGAGAATGTAAAGAAATCTGTTCAGGCATGTGATGCAAGTGCTGAAGCACCATGTGTTGCTTTTGTGTCTAAGATGTTTGCTGTTCCTATGAAGGTGCTTCCACGTAAAGGTCCCAATGGTGAAGCTGTCAATAATTACCCAGATGAAGGCGGGGTCGGTGAATCAGATGAGTGCTTCCTTGCATTTGCAAGGATTTTTAGTGGGGTTCTTCATGTAGGGCAGAAAATTAATGTGCTTTCAGCTCTCTATGATCCATTTAAAGGGGAAGAAGCAATGCAGAAACATCTGCAGGAAGCTGAGATGCATTCCTTATATCTCATGATAGGGCAGGGTTTGGAACCGGTGGCCTTTGCCAGGGCAGGGAATGTTGTCGCCATACGAGGCCTTGGTCATCACATCTTAAAGAGTGCAACCCTTTGTTCAACTAGAAATTGTTGGCCTTTTTCGAGTATGGTTTTCCAAGTTGCTCCTACTCTAAGAGTTGCTATTGAACCAACTTTTCCTACTGATATGGCTGCAGTTACAAAGGGATTGCGTCTTCTTAACAGGGCAGACCCATTTGTAGAGGTTAGTGTTTCTGCCACAGGAGAACAAGTGCTTGCAGCTGCAGGAGAGGTTCATCTAGAAAGATGCATAAAGGATTTGCAAGAGAGGTTTGCAAAGGTTAGTCTGAATGTCTCAAAACCGCTTGTATCATATAGAGAGACCATTGAAGGGGACGGGTCCAATTTCCTAGATAATATGAAGGTCTTGACTGGTGGCTTGGATTGTGTTGAGAAGACAACCCCCAATGGTCGATGTGTTGTTCGAGTGCAGGTAGTAAAGCTTCTGCCAGCACTGACGAAGTTGCTTGATGAAAATTCTGATCTACTTGGAGAAATCCTAGAGGGCAAACCTGCGCAGAGAAACGACAAACTATTGGCAGCACATAGAGACGAGaattctgttgatgataatcCAATTGAAGCACTTAAAAAACGGATAACGGATGCTACAGAGGGTCACATCGCGAGTGAAAAACTCGACAAGGATAAAGCTGATAAATGTAGAAGTGTGTGGCTTCAGTTGCTGCGAAGAATCTGGGCACTTGGACCTAGGTATGTTGGTCCTAACATTCTTCTTGTTCCGCACGCCAAAGAAGAGAGTGGCGACCATTCGGTTCTTATTCGAGGTTCTCCCCATGTATCTCAAAGGTTAGGATTTATAGATGAGAAGACAAGTGATGAAGATGCGGCTTTTGAAAAATCTATAGAAAAAAGTAGTTCATTGTTTATGGAAGCAGAAAGTCTCAAGAGCAGTGTCTTATCTGGGTTTCAGCTTGCTACTGGAGCTGGACCTCTGTGTGATGAACCTATGTGGGGCTTGGCATTTATAGTTGAAGCTAATGTTATTCCAGTGGAGAATCATTCCAATGAATCTGATGTTTCTACTCAACTAGCAGATCAATATGGCATCTTTACTGGGCAGATAATGACAGTAGTGAAGGAAGCATGTAGAACAGCTGTGCTTCAAAAGCAACCTCGAATTGTGGAAGCCATGTATTTTTGTGAACTGAACACCCCAACTGAACAATTGGGCTCCATGTATGGTGTTCTAAATAAGAGACGTGCTCGAGTTCTGAAGGAGGAGATGCAAGAAGGATCTTCTTTGTTCACAGTGCACGCATATGTGCCAGTTACTGAAAGTGTAGGGTTTGCGAAGGAGCTTCGAGAAAAGACATCAGGAGCTGCAAGTGCCTTACTTGTACTTAGTCATTGGGAAGAGCTGTCTGAAGATCCTTTCTTTGTACCTAAGACAGAAGAAGAACTTGAAGAGTTTGGAGATGGTTCTAGCGTTCTGCATAACACAGCAAGGAAGCTCATTGATGCGGTAAGGAGGCGGAAAGGTCTTCCAGTGGAAGAAAAAGTAGTGCAACATGCCACCAAGCAGAGGACACTTTCTCGTAAG AGAGTAACATGTGCAGAATGTGAGCATCGAGAAGCAAATCGATGGGAAGCTGAGCGGTTACATTAG
- the LOC113335443 gene encoding elongation factor-like GTPase 1 isoform X3: MGDFEREKIRNICILAHVDHGKTTLADHLIAASVGNFLHPKQAGKMRYMDYLDEEQRRAITMKSSSIALQYKDHSINLIDSPGHMDFCSEVSTAARLSDGALVLVDAVEGVHIQTHAVLRQAWIEKLTPCLVLNKIDRLITELKMTPMEAYTRLQRIVHEVNGIMSAYQSEKYLSDVDSLIAGSVNEMGDENFEFMEDDEEDTFQPQKGNVAFVCALDGWGFCIKEFAEFYASKLGASVGALQKALWGPRYFNPKTKMILGKKAIGSGSKAKPMFVQFVLEPLWQVYQAAYEPDGDKAVLGKVIKTFHLSVPPRELENKDNKIVAQAIMSRWLPLSDAILSMVIRCMPDPVAAQSVRITRLLPKRVVLNYAASPDVLEEAENVKKSVQACDASAEAPCVAFVSKMFAVPMKVLPRKGPNGEAVNNYPDEGGVGESDECFLAFARIFSGVLHVGQKINVLSALYDPFKGEEAMQKHLQEAEMHSLYLMIGQGLEPVAFARAGNVVAIRGLGHHILKSATLCSTRNCWPFSSMVFQVAPTLRVAIEPTFPTDMAAVTKGLRLLNRADPFVEVSVSATGEQVLAAAGEVHLERCIKDLQERFAKVSLNVSKPLVSYRETIEGDGSNFLDNMKVLTGGLDCVEKTTPNGRCVVRVQVVKLLPALTKLLDENSDLLGEILEGKPAQRNDKLLAAHRDENSVDDNPIEALKKRITDATEGHIASEKLDKDKADKCRSVWLQLLRRIWALGPRYVGPNILLVPHAKEESGDHSVLIRGSPHVSQRLGFIDEKTSDEDAAFEKSIEKSSSLFMEAESLKSSVLSGFQLATGAGPLCDEPMWGLAFIVEANVIPVENHSNESDVSTQLADQYGIFTGQIMTVVKEACRTAVLQKQPRIVEAMYFCELNTPTEQLGSMYGVLNKRRARVLKEEMQEGSSLFTVHAYVPVTESVGFAKELREKTSGAASALLVLSHWEELSEDPFFVPKTEEELEEFGDGSSVLHNTARKLIDAVRRRKGLPVEEKVVQHATKQRTLSRKV; the protein is encoded by the coding sequence ATGGGGGATTTTGAAAGAGAGAAGATTAGGAATATTTGTATTCTAGCTCATGTTGATCATGGTAAAACTACTTTAGCTGACCATCTAATTGCCGCTTCTGTTGGTAATTTTCTCCACCCAAAACAAGCTGGTAAAATGAGATATATGGATTATCTagatgaagaacaaagaagagCTATTACCATGaagagttcttcaattgctttACAATATAAAGACCATTCCATTAATCTAATAGATTCTCCAGGACATATGGATTTTTGTAGTGAGGTTTCTACTGCTGCTAGATTAAGTGATGGTGCATTGGTGTTAGTTGATGCTGTTGAAGGTGTTCATATACAAACACACGCTGTTTTACGGCAAGCGTGGATTGAGAAACTTACTCCGTGTTTGGTTTTAAATAAGATTGATAGGTTGATTACGGAGCTGAAAATGACTCCAATGGAAGCGTATACTAGATTACAGAGGATAGTTCACGAGGTTAATGGAATTATGAGTGCATATCAGTCCGAGAAGTATTTGTCGGATGTTGATTCACTAATTGCAGGGTCTGTGAACGAGATGGGTGATGAGAATTTTGAGTTTatggaggatgatgaagaagatactTTTCAACCTCAGAAGGGAAATGTTGCGTTTGTTTGCGCGTTAGATGGTTGGGGTTTCTGTATTAAAGAGTTTGCTGAATTCTATGCATCTAAGCTTGGGGCTAGTGTAGGTGCTTTGCAGAAGGCTTTATGGGGGCCTCGTTATTTTAATccgaaaacaaagatgattctggGAAAGAAGGCAATTGGTTCAGGAAGTAAAGCAAAGCCAATGTTCGTGCAGTTTGTGCTAGAGCCACTTTGGCAGGTTTATCAGGCAGCATATGAACCTGATGGAGATAAAGCAGTGCTTGGAAAAGTTATTAAGACATTTCATTTGTCTGTTCCTCCTCGTGAATTAGAGAATAAGGATAATAAAATTGTGGCTCAAGCTATTATGAGTCGCTGGCTTCCTTTGTCTGATGCAATCTTGTCAATGGTAATTAGGTGTATGCCTGATCCTGTTGCAGCACAGTCTGTTCGAATCACAAGGTTGCTTCCTAAGCGAGTGGTTCTGAATTATGCGGCCAGTCCCGATGTGCTTGAAGAAGCAGAGAATGTAAAGAAATCTGTTCAGGCATGTGATGCAAGTGCTGAAGCACCATGTGTTGCTTTTGTGTCTAAGATGTTTGCTGTTCCTATGAAGGTGCTTCCACGTAAAGGTCCCAATGGTGAAGCTGTCAATAATTACCCAGATGAAGGCGGGGTCGGTGAATCAGATGAGTGCTTCCTTGCATTTGCAAGGATTTTTAGTGGGGTTCTTCATGTAGGGCAGAAAATTAATGTGCTTTCAGCTCTCTATGATCCATTTAAAGGGGAAGAAGCAATGCAGAAACATCTGCAGGAAGCTGAGATGCATTCCTTATATCTCATGATAGGGCAGGGTTTGGAACCGGTGGCCTTTGCCAGGGCAGGGAATGTTGTCGCCATACGAGGCCTTGGTCATCACATCTTAAAGAGTGCAACCCTTTGTTCAACTAGAAATTGTTGGCCTTTTTCGAGTATGGTTTTCCAAGTTGCTCCTACTCTAAGAGTTGCTATTGAACCAACTTTTCCTACTGATATGGCTGCAGTTACAAAGGGATTGCGTCTTCTTAACAGGGCAGACCCATTTGTAGAGGTTAGTGTTTCTGCCACAGGAGAACAAGTGCTTGCAGCTGCAGGAGAGGTTCATCTAGAAAGATGCATAAAGGATTTGCAAGAGAGGTTTGCAAAGGTTAGTCTGAATGTCTCAAAACCGCTTGTATCATATAGAGAGACCATTGAAGGGGACGGGTCCAATTTCCTAGATAATATGAAGGTCTTGACTGGTGGCTTGGATTGTGTTGAGAAGACAACCCCCAATGGTCGATGTGTTGTTCGAGTGCAGGTAGTAAAGCTTCTGCCAGCACTGACGAAGTTGCTTGATGAAAATTCTGATCTACTTGGAGAAATCCTAGAGGGCAAACCTGCGCAGAGAAACGACAAACTATTGGCAGCACATAGAGACGAGaattctgttgatgataatcCAATTGAAGCACTTAAAAAACGGATAACGGATGCTACAGAGGGTCACATCGCGAGTGAAAAACTCGACAAGGATAAAGCTGATAAATGTAGAAGTGTGTGGCTTCAGTTGCTGCGAAGAATCTGGGCACTTGGACCTAGGTATGTTGGTCCTAACATTCTTCTTGTTCCGCACGCCAAAGAAGAGAGTGGCGACCATTCGGTTCTTATTCGAGGTTCTCCCCATGTATCTCAAAGGTTAGGATTTATAGATGAGAAGACAAGTGATGAAGATGCGGCTTTTGAAAAATCTATAGAAAAAAGTAGTTCATTGTTTATGGAAGCAGAAAGTCTCAAGAGCAGTGTCTTATCTGGGTTTCAGCTTGCTACTGGAGCTGGACCTCTGTGTGATGAACCTATGTGGGGCTTGGCATTTATAGTTGAAGCTAATGTTATTCCAGTGGAGAATCATTCCAATGAATCTGATGTTTCTACTCAACTAGCAGATCAATATGGCATCTTTACTGGGCAGATAATGACAGTAGTGAAGGAAGCATGTAGAACAGCTGTGCTTCAAAAGCAACCTCGAATTGTGGAAGCCATGTATTTTTGTGAACTGAACACCCCAACTGAACAATTGGGCTCCATGTATGGTGTTCTAAATAAGAGACGTGCTCGAGTTCTGAAGGAGGAGATGCAAGAAGGATCTTCTTTGTTCACAGTGCACGCATATGTGCCAGTTACTGAAAGTGTAGGGTTTGCGAAGGAGCTTCGAGAAAAGACATCAGGAGCTGCAAGTGCCTTACTTGTACTTAGTCATTGGGAAGAGCTGTCTGAAGATCCTTTCTTTGTACCTAAGACAGAAGAAGAACTTGAAGAGTTTGGAGATGGTTCTAGCGTTCTGCATAACACAGCAAGGAAGCTCATTGATGCGGTAAGGAGGCGGAAAGGTCTTCCAGTGGAAGAAAAAGTAGTGCAACATGCCACCAAGCAGAGGACACTTTCTCGTAAGGTGTAA